TTTCTGTGGAAAATTCCCGCTGCGTGTTTATATTGCCGCACGAATTTGAGGATGAATGAAATGAAACAGACAGTGCCCGCGCCGGCAGATGCGTGGCGCGGTGAATTCGGCAAAGCCTACACCGATCGCAACGCCTGGCCGCTGGCGGAGATGGAAGAAAGATACCGGCAAACCTACGGGCTGAGCCGCACCGAGATGAACCGCCGCCAGCTCGACGTGCTCGACCGCAACCTGCGCATCCTGGAAGTGGGCGCCAATGTCGGCAACCAGTTGCTCTGCCTGCAGCAGATGGGCTTCACTTCACTTTACGGCATCGAACTGCAGGACTATGCCGTGGAGCTGGCCAAGCAGCGCACCCGCCACCTCAATCTGCTCACCGGCGTCGCGCACGACCTGCCGTTCAAAGACGGTTACTTCGATCTGGTCTTCACCTCCGGCGTGCTGATTCACATCGCGCCCGCCGATATCCCGGCGGTGTTGCGCGAGATCCATCGCTGCAGCCGGCGCTACATTTGGGGCTTCGAGTATTTTGCCGAACGCTATACCGAAGTCAATTACCGCGGCCATGACGGCTTGCTGTGGAAAACGGATTTTGCCCGCCTTTATCTCGACACCTTTGCCGATCTGCGTTTGCTGCGGGAAGACCGTTACCGTTATCTGAATCAGGATTTGACCGACACCATGTTTCTGTTGGAGCGGATCGATGCACCGGCCGGCCGCGAGTGAAGCGGCAGGTTCGGCCTTTGTTCCCCCAATAGGCATTTGGCGATTCAAACTCAGAGTAAACTTCTGAAAGATCCTTAACCACAAAGCAAACATCTGCACCGCGGAGACGCAAAGGCACGCAAAGAAAAGATTCGAGTTCTGTCTTTCATGATTGCAGGCAACAAATGATTGGGAAATCTTTGCGAACCTTTGCGCCTCTGCGTGATTTCTTTGCCGAAATTCGAGAGCGTTGGGAACGGTCAGAATTGTCACGAAACCCCCATAAATACAGGTTGAGATAGTACCCGTCGGACAAATGTTTGCTTTTTTTTGCAGCGCTTCGATTTCAAAGAACCCATCAATTCCACTGTGAGAGGCAACATGAACTGGAGTGACAAAAACGTTTTGCTCACCGGCGGCACCGGCTCGTTCGGCAAGAAATTCGTCGCGATTGCGCTGCAAAAATACCGGCCGAAGAAGCTGATCGTCTTCAGCCGCGACGAGCTCAAGCAGTATGAAATGCAGCAGCAGTTCCGCGATCCGATCTTGCGCTATTTTCTCGGCGATGTGCGCGACCAGGAGCGGCTGCACCGCGCGCTGCACGGCGTAGACATCGTCGTGCACGCCGCCGCCCTCAAACAAATCCCCGCCTGTGAATACAATCCCATCGAAGCCGTGAAGACCAACGTGCTGGGCGCGCAGAACATCATCGAAGCCGCGATCAACAACGGCGTGCAGCGCGTGATCGCCCTGAGCACCGACAAGGCCGCAAATCCCGTCAATCTTTATGGCGCGACCAAACTGGTGTCGGACAAACTCTTCGTCGCGGGCAACTCCTATTCCGGCGCCACCGGGCCCCGCTTCAGCGCGGTGCGCTACGGCAACGTCATCGGCAGCCGCGGCAGCGTGATTCCCTTCTTCAAGGAAAAACGCGCCACCGGCGAGCTGCCCATCACCGATTTGCGCATGACCCGCTTCTTCATCACCCTCGAGCAGGGCGTGGAATTCGTGTTCCGCTGTTTTGATTTGATGCAGGGCGGCGAGATTTTCGTGCCGAAAATTCCCAGCATGCGCATCACCGATCTCGCCAAAGCGCTGGCGCCGGAGTGCACCATCAAAGTCGTGGGCATCCGGCCCGGCGAAAAAATTCACGAAACCATGGTGCCGCGCGACGAAGCCCATCACACGCTCGAGTTCGATACTTACTTCATCGTCGAGCCGACCTTCCCGTGGTGGGGCAGAGCCAACCACGGCGCGGGCAAACGCGTGCCGGATGACTTCAGCTACAGCAGTGACAACAACACCTGGTGGCTGAGCGCGGACGAACTGAAAAAACTGGTGGGCGAATGAGTCTGGCTTGGCTGCCCTATGGCCGGCACTGGCTGGAAGAAGATGACATCGCCGCAGTGGTCGAAGTGCTGCGCCATCACAATCTCACCCAGGGTGAAAAGGTCGCGGAATTCGAACAAGCGCTGGCAGCGTATTGCGGCGCGCAGTACGCCGTGGCGGTGGCCAACGGCACGGCGGCTTTGCATTGCGCCGCGCTGGCGGCCGGCTTCGCGCCCGGCGACGAGGTGATCACTTCGCCGCTCACCTTTGCCGCTTCAGCCAATTGCATTGCCTATCTCGGCGGCCGGCCGGTGTTCGCGGATATCGATGCCGGCACGCGCAATCTCGATCCCGCGGAAGTGGCTCGCCGACTCACGCCGCAAACCCGCGGCCTGCTACCGGTGCATTTCGCCGGCCGCAGTTGTGACATGCCGGTATTCGCCGAGCTGGCCCGCCGCCACAATCTGGTGGTGATCGAAGACGCGGCGCACGCCATCGGCAGCGAATATGAAGCCGACGGCGCCTGTCTGCGCGTCGGCGCGTGCGCCCATTCCGACATGACGGTGTTCAGCTTCCATCCGGTCAAACATGTGACCACCGGCGAAGGCGGCGCCATTCTCACCAACCGCGCGGATATCTACCAGCGCCTGTTGCTGTTTCGCAGCCACGGCATCACCAAGAATCCACAACGCCTCGAGCACAACGAGGGCCCATGGTATTATGAGATGCAAGCGCTCGGTTACAATTACCGCTTGACCGACATGCAGTGTGCGCTCGGCCTCAGCCAGATGAAAAAGCTGCCGCAATTTCTCGCGCGCCGCGCGGAAATCGTCGCCCGCTACAACAAAACGTTCGGCAGCCATCCGGCCCTGATTCCGCCGCAAGTGCCCAAGGCGGCCACGGCCTGGCATCTCTACGTTTTGGAATTCGACCTCGCCCAGCTCGATTGCGACCGGCGCACGATTTTCCTGGAGCTGCAGGAAGCCCGCCTGGGCGTGCAGGTGCATTACATTCCCGTGCATTTGCTGCCTTATTACCGCAAACACTTCGGCACCAAACCCGGCGATTATCCCCGCGCCGAACGCTACTACAGCCGCGCGCTGTCGCTGCCGCTCTACCCGAAACTTACCGACGCCGAGGTGAACCGCGTGATCGACACGGTTCTGCAAATCGTCAACCGGCACCGGCGATGAACCCGCTCTCTGACAGTGCGGCGGCGTGGTCGGCAGGCGTCATTCTGCAGGCGCGCATGGGCTCGACTCGCTTGCCCGGCAAAGTGCTGCGCCTGGCCGCGGGCCGGCCGGTGCTCGAATGGTGCCTCTTGCGCCTGGCGGAATCGCAGCAGTGCCGCCGGGTGATCGTGGCCACCAGCACGCTGCCGCAGGATGATGCCATTGCGGCGTTCTGCGATCAGCGGCAAGTACCTTGCTTTCGCGGCAGTGAAAACGATGTGCTGCAGCGCTACTACGAAGCAATGCGCCGCTTTCACGTCGATCCGGTGATCCGCGTCACCGCCGACTGCCCGCTGATCGATGCGCACGTGCTCGATGCCATGCTGCCAGCCTACTTTGCCCGGCAGGCCGACTATCTGAGCAACACGCTGACGCGCACGTTCCCGCGCGGTTATGATCTCGAAATCTTTTCTTTCGCCGCGCTGCAAACGGCGCAGCAACAGGCGCAACAGGCCTACGAGCGCGAGCATGTCACGCCCTTCATCTACCAGCATCCCCAGTTGTTCAAACTGGCAGGCTACGAAAATGATTTCGATGCTTCGGCGCTGCGGGTGACAGTGGATACGCCGGAGGACTTGCTGGTGGTGGATCGCATCTATCAGCACTTCGTGCAAACGGGCCGCGGCCATCATTTCACCCTGCCGGAGCTGGTGAAGCTGTGGTCGAGCCAGCCCGACCTGGCGGCCCGCAATCAACACATTCGTCAGAAACAACTCGGTGAATAGAACCATTATCTTTCGCACCGACGGCAGCCGCACGATCGGCGTCGGCCATGTTTATCGCTGCCTGGCGCTGGCGGAAGCGCTGCGCAGCCGCGGCTGCAACGCCTGTTTTGCGGTAACAGTAACGCCGGCGGCGATTCAAGATTTGATTCGGCAGCACGGCCATCAGGTGGAGGTGCTCGCCAGCGGGGCGCCGGAAATCACGCAGCTTGCCGCGTTGGCGGAACGATACGCCACGCGTTTGCTTTGCGTCGATACCTACGCGGTGGAGGCGGCGTATTTCCGCGACTTGCAGGCCACGGGCTGGCGCACGGTGTGCATCGATGACTTTGCCGGCTTTGCGATCGCAGCGGAGGTGGTGATCAATCACAACGCCTACGCCGCGGATTTGCGCTACGAAGTTCCGGCCGGCACGCGCTTGCTGCTCGGTCCGCGCTATGCGCTGTTGCGGCGGCAGTTTCGTGAAGCGCGCGCGGCGGCCACTGCACCGGCGGCGACGCCTTACCTGCTGGTGCTGATCGGTGGCTCGGATCCGCATCAATGGAGTTTGCGCTTGGCACACAGTCTGTTGGCCGCGCTGCCGGTCAACATCGTGGTCGTGGCCGGGCCGGCAACCATCGGGCTGCCGGAATTGCAGCAACTGGCGCAGGCGCACGCCCGCCTGCGCGTGAAAAGCCAGCCGCCGGATTTGCCGGCCCTGATGGCCGGCGCCAGCCTCGCGGTCAGCGGCGCCGGCGTGACGACGTATGAGCTGGCCTGCCTCGGTGTGCCCAGTTTGTTGTTGATTGTCGCCGATAATCAGCGGCAAAATGCGGCGGCGCTCGGCCGCTTGGGCATTGCGCAGGTGTTGGGCTGGCATGCAGACTGGCAGGCGGACGCTATTGCCGCTCGCGCGGCTGCGCTGTTGGACAATGGCAGTGAACGGCAAGCGATGGCGGCGCGTGGCCGGCGCCTGGTGGATGGCGCCGGCGCGGAACGCGTTGCCGAGGAGATCGTGCATGAAATCGATTCGTCTCACTGAGTCCCGCTGCCTCGGCGAGGGCGAGCCGTGCTTCGTGATTGCGGAAGCCGGCTCCAACCACAATCGCGATTTTGCGCTGGCACAGAAGCTCATCGAGGTCGCGGCTGAGGCCGGCGCCGACAGCGTCAAATTTCAAATCTTCACCGCCGACAAGATCTATTCGAAAAAGACGCCGAAGATGAGCTATTTGAAGGAAAAGCAGCTCACGCAGGAAAGCGAGACGGTGTATGATTTGATCAAGAAACTCGAGCTGCCGCGTGAGTGGCTGCCGGACTTGCAGGCCTACAGCGAACAAAAAGGCATCATCTTCTCCGCCACGCCCTTCGACCTCGAAGCGGTCGATCTGCTGGCAAAACTCGACGTGCCCTTCTACAAAGTCGCCTCGTTTGAGATTACGCATCTGCCGCTGTTGCGGCACATCAGCCGCACCGGCAAGCCCATCATTCTCTCCACCGGCATGGCCAACCTGGCGGACATCGAGCGCGCACTGGAGGTAATTCAGCAGGCCGGCAGCAGCGAGGTGATCCTGCTGCACTGTGCCATCAACTATCCGCCGGCCTATGAAGACATTCATCTGCGTGCGATCGCCACCTTGCGCCGCGCCTTCGAAGTGCCGGTGGGCTTTTCCGATCACACGCTCGACAACGTGTGCCCGATCGCGGCGGTGGCGCTGGGCGCGTGCGTTATCGAGAAACATTACACCACCGACCGCGCGCTGCCCGGGCCTGATCATCCGTTTGCGATGGACCCGCCGCAACTGCGTGAGATGATCGCCGCCATTCGCAAAACCGAAAAGGCGCTGGGCCACAGCCTGAAGCGGCACACCGCCGCCGAAGCAGAATTACACCAGCTTGCGCGGCGCAGTTTGGTGGCGGCCTGTGATATTCCCGCCGGCACGGCCATCACTGCGGCGATGCTGGAAGTGAAACGGCCGGGCTTCGGCATTCCCACGCACTTGATGGATTTGGTCGTCGGCCGCACGGCGCGGGTCAACATCGCAGCCGACGACATTCTTTCCTGGGATATGATTGGCTGATTTCCACGCGTGATGAACACCACCATCCATCTGCGCCCGGCTGCGGCGCACGACAGCGAAGATGTGCTGCGCTGGCGCAATGATCCCCTCACCCGCGCCAACTCCTTTCACAGCGAGACGATTTCTCCGGAAGAACACCAGCGCTGGTTCAGCCAGACGCTGCAGCGCAGCGACCGGCTGTTGCTCATCGGCCTGGCGGACGCCGGCAAGATCGGCGTCGTGCGCTTTGATCTCGCCGGCGACAGCGCGGAGATCAACCTCAACCTGGCACCGGAAGCGCGCGGCCGCGGGCTGGGCACGGCGTTGATTGTCGCCGGCAGCGGTTATTTGCTGCAGCAGCATCCGGCCATCGCGAAAATCTACGCGAATATCAAACGCGAGAACCTGGCCTCGGTTCGGGCGTTCGAGAAGGCCGGCTATCGTTTGCTGGCCGGCGGCGAGCACGCAACCTACGTTTTCACACCCGATCGCAGCGCGGCAGCCGGCAGCCGCCCCAACCGCCGCATGATTGCACGGCAGGTGATGCAATTGTCGAGCGCCAACGTGATGGTGCAGGCGGCGCGCTTCATGAAGAATTTTCTGCTGGCGCGGCTGCTCGGCCCGCAATTGTTCGGCTTGTGGAACGGCCTGCAAATTCTGCTGGTGTACGGCGTGAACGCGCATCTCGGCGTGCTCAATGCGATGAATCGCGAAGTGCCCTTGCGCCGCGGCCGCGGCCAGAGCGCAGCGATTCCGGCGCTGGCGCGCGTCAGCCTGACCTTCACCATGATCGCCACGCTGGCGCTGGCGGTGGTGCTCGTGCTGATCAGCATTTCGCCGCTGGTCGACGGTCTCGAAGCCGTGGCGTTGCGCCTGCTCGCCGCGGTGTTGCTGGCGCAACAGCTTTATCAATTCTTCCAATTTTGGCTGCGCGCCGATGATCAATTCGCCCTGCTCAGCCGCACGCTGGTCGTTTCGGCGGTGATCGAGCTGGCTGTGACGGTGGCGTGGGTTTATTATGTCGGCTTTCTCGGCATCTTCTACGGCTTTTTGGCCGGCGCGCTGGTGGCCGTCGTGCTCTGCCTGCGCGCGGTCAATCCCGCGTTTTGGCGCCTTGCTTTCGATTTCAAACTCATTCCGCAGTTGGTGCGGCTGGGTTTTCCGATGATGATCGTCGGCCTAAGCTACAGTTTGATGACGACGCTCGATCGCGTGTTGATCATCAACTTTCTCGGCACCGAGCAGCTCGGCTACTATGCCTTGGGGCCGCTGGTGCTGGCGGCGCTGACCTATGTGCCGGCCACCATCAATCAAGTGATCTACCCCAAGCTGGGCGAGCGTTACGGCGCGACCGGCGAAGCGCCCAGCGTGGCCGGCTATGTCATCCGGCCCACCGTCATCACAGCGTACCTCATGGCCTTGGTGTTGGGCGGCGCTTATCTCGGCCTGCCGCTGCTGCTGCAATTGCTGCCGAAATACAACGCCGGATTGCCGGCGGCGCGCATTCTGTTCGCGGGCTTCTATTTCCTCAGTCTGGTCGGCGCCAGTGCCAACTTGCTGGTCACCATCAACCGCCAGATGCAATACCTGGCCACGTTGTTCGCGGCGATTGCCCTGGGCTTGCTGCTCAATTTTGCCGCGATTTTCGCGGGCTGGGGCATTGCCGGCATTGCCGCCACCACCAGCGTCACCTATTTTCTTTATGCCGCCGGCGTCATTGGCTTCACCGCCCGGCGTTACCTCGGCCTGAGCCGCAGGCAACTCCATCGCCTGGCCTGGCGCATCGTGCTGCCCTATGGCCTGGCCGTGGCCAGCCTCGCCGCCGCCCTGCAGATTGAAACCGGCAATCCCCTGCTCACGCCCTGTCTGCAACTCGGTGCGTTTGTGCTGGCATTCAGCCTGCTCGCGTTCCTGCCCGGCCGCCGGGAGATGTCATCGTGAGAACCGTCATCGTGCTGGAGCGCGGCGCAGCTCTCCCCGACATGCCATCGCTGGAGACGGCGGAGCGCCTCTATTTCACCGACGATCACCACCTGCAACAGCAACTGGATGCCGCCGCACAAACCTGGCTCTCGACGCCGCGTCTGCTTTCCAACGCCGAATTGGAGGAATTGACTGCCGTCGCAGCGCAACGGCATGCCGATTGGCTGCAGCGTTCGCCGGAATTCCACCATGCCGGTTTGCCCATTGCCACGAGTCTGGTGCAATTTTATGAACCCTGGGCGATCGCGCTGCGCAAGCTTGCGGCTTATCGCCGTTTGCTTGCCTCCGCCCGGCCGCTGCGCGTGATTGCGCCCGCCAGCGAAATGCCGTGGCTGCAAGCGCTGCTCTCTAGGCAACCGGAGGTGGAACTCGTTGCCGCAGCGGCGCCGCGCGGCTTCCTGCGCAAGCTGCGGCAACGGCTTGCGAACAGTTGGCTGATCCATCGCCTGCGTTATCGCGGCGGCTGGCGGCCGGCGCTGCGCTTCTACTTCGATTACTGGTGGAGTGAAACGCCGTGGCTGAAAGCGCCGGTGAAACCAGCCGAGCTTGCCGGCGATTATGTGCTGTTCTCCACCGGCTACATCAATCACGCCAGGACGTTTCTGCCGATTCTGCGCAAGCTGCCGCGGCCTTATCTCCTCATTGCCAGCACGCCCGCAGCCTGCCGCTATTTTCGCGAACAGGGCGTGCCCTATCGCCGCTTCGGCCACTTCATCACACCGGCCGCCTGGCGGCGTTATCGCGCCTTTGATCGCACCAAGCTCGACGCGCTGGTCGCGGCGGGCAGCGACGCCCTTTTCAATTTCGAAGGCATCGATCTGCGGCCGTTCGTGCGCGCGAGTTTGCTCCGGCTGTTGCGCCATCAGCTCGGCCGCCTGCGCTTGTATGCCGAAGTCTATCTCGAGTTGCTGCGGCGGGCGCGGCCGCGGCACGTCGTGGTGGCGGATGACACCACCACGCACGGCCGCCTCCTCGTGCTGGCGGCGCAAGCCTGCGGCATTCCCACGCTCAACATTCAGCACGGCGCCATCGCCGACGTGCAGCACTATCGCCAGACCGTGGCCGAGAAGCTGGCGGTGTGGGGCGAACACGATCGCGCTTTGCTCGTACGACACGGCGTCGCCGCGGAGAAGGTCGTCGTCACCGGTCAGCCGCGCTTCGAGGCCGCGGCAACTGCCCCGGCGGAAACCGCAAGTCTGCGGCGCCGGTATCGCGTGCCGGCAAACGCGAAGGTGCTGCTGTGGGCCACCACGCCTTTTGTGCCGCGCCTATCCTACGATGTGCCGGAGCGCAATCAGCGCTATCTCGCCGCGTTGCTCGAAATTCTGGCCGCCGAGCCGCTGTGGTTTCTGTTGATCAAACTGCATCCGCGTGATCAGCGTGAAGTCTATGAAAAGGGATTAGCAGAACGCGATCGCGCGCTGCGCGGCCGGGTGCGCCTGCTGCAAGCCGAAGACATGCAGGGGCTACTGCCCCTCGCCGACGTGCTGCTGGCCTGGAACACCAGCGTGATTCAAGAAGCGGTGCTGGCGGGCAAAGCCATCATCGGCGTCAACTTTTTCGGCATGCCGGAATCCATTCCCTCGGTCTCCGAGGGCGTGGCATTGCCCGCCCGCACGCCGGAAGAACTGCGCGGCGCGTTGCAAAGCCTCTTGTTGGGGAAGGGCGCCGTGCACGCCATGCTGGCCGAGGCGCGGCCACGCTATGCTGCCCGCTATTTGAATGTGAGCGAACGCTCCGCGGTTGACCGTATCCTCGAGCTGCTGGCCTGAACGCGATTCCGCAGCGCCGGTGAATGACCGCTACTTCCTCCCGCAAGGCAGCGCCCGCCGGAATCTTCACCGCCGCGCGAACCAATCCTCGCTGCCGGCAGTTAGAAAACGTGGAATTCAACTCACGAAGTGAACCTGCCCCGCAGCGCTGGCACTGAGTTTCACCGGTTACCCCCAGTCGGCAAGGGCCTCCAAAATTCGCCGTGGAGGATCGTCATGTTCTTCAAAAAAAGTGCCTGCCTCATCGTCGCCGTTGTGCTTATCCCCCTCGTTCTATCAGCACAAACCCAGTGGCAAACCTATCCCGGCAATCCCCTCATCACTGCAAATGTTTTCTATTCGATGGATCCCGCAGTGGTATTCAATCCGGCGACCGGCCTCTACCAGATGTGGTATACTGCTGATCAAGAGGGCCACTACTATGTCTTCTATGCTACTTCTGAAGATGGCCTCGCCTGGGAGAAATTCGGCGGTAACCCCGTGCTCAGCCCCGGGCCGGAGAGTGCCTGGGATGGCTGGCATGCGCGCTGCTCTGCCGTGGTTTTCGATGGTGAGAAATATCACATGTTCTACATGGGCGCCAGTTACAGCTCACGTGAGCGGATCGGCCTCGCGACCTCTTTCGACGGCATTCACTGGCAAAAGTATCAGAACAATCCGATCCTGGGGCCGGGTGCGCCGGGAACATGGGATCAAACCCAGGTCTATCATCCTGAAGTCTATTTCGACGGCGCGATGTTCTATCTCTGGTACGCCGGCTACAACGGCAGCACGATGCGCGGCGGCTTGGCAACCTCACCGGATGGCATGCACTGGACGAAACATCCGGCAAATCCTGTGTTGCAGGTGGGCGCACCGGGCGAGTGGGATGACTACGGTGTGTGGCCCAACAGCGGCGTGGTCCGCAGCGACGGCGTTTTCTATCTGCTGTATTCCGCAGCGAGCAACCAGAACACCAGCAGGGGCGCAATCGGTTTGGCGACCTCTGCGGATGGCGTGCACTGGACGAAACACCAAGGCAACCCCGTGCTGCGCGCCGGCGCGCCGGGTTCGTGGAATCAAGCGGGACTCGGGCCGGGAGCGCTGCTTTTCGATGGTACGTATTTCAAGCTTTGGTTTGCGGGCCACACCAATCCCACCAACACCTGGCACATCGGCTATGCGCAATCAGCGCGCGGTGCTGCCACGGATTTCGCTTTGGAGTTCGATGGCCGCGATGACATCGTAAAGATCCCGGACGCCGGCAATGCGCTCGACTTGGACGATTTCACCATCGAGGCCTGGGTTTACCGGCTGTCCGCGAATGCCAACCACATGCTGGTCTCCAAAGCCGAAGCGGGCGAAACCGCGGCAGTGAATTCCAACTTCTGGTTGTGGATCAAAGACAATAATCGCGCCGAAGTGGGCTGGGAGCTGGCGAATTCGGAAAATCAGCAGGTGGAGGGCACCACCGCAATCGCGCCCAACAAGTGGTATCACCTCGCCGGCGTGCGCGCGGCCGGTGCCAGCACGTTGCGCATTTATGTGAATGGCGAATTGGACGCGCCGCCTCATCCCACCAGCGGGCAGCCGAACCGGCAAGATGTTCCCGTCTATCTGGGCGACACGCCGGGCGTTGCAAATGAGAAGTTCCACGGCATCATCGATGAGGTGCGCATTTGGAATGTCGCGCGCAGCGCAGCCGAGATTCGCGCCACGATGAATGCCGAAATCACCGGTTCGGAACCTGGCCTGGTCGGTTATTGGCGACTGAATGAAGGCGAAGGCCAGCTCGTGCATGATCAGAGTCCCTCCGGCAATCACGGCCAGCGGGGATTGCTGCCGGAGGCGGAGAGTGCGGATCCGCGCTGGGTCGGCGTCGCGCGGACGGGCGGAGATTGTGCCGGCATACCGCTGCCTGCCGCGGAAGCTTATGGCAACATCAACGGTCAGGATCAATCCCATGCAGATCGCGTTGTGTATTGTTTCCCCGGCCAGCCCGGTGATTTGTATCTCTCCTTTGCCGCCTATGATATCGACTCACCCACCGAGGTTGCCCTCCGCTTGAACGGCATGAAAGTGTTCGACGTGCCGGTGACTCTCAACAACGGCTGGAGCGGATTGTTCGGCGTGTTGCTGCCGGATGATTTGATCAACGACTTGGGATCAAATGAACTGGTTTTCGACAACGTCAAAAATCCACCGAAGAATTGGCGCTGGGGCGTGCGGCAGGTTTCGGTTGATCGCTTTCAAGCGCTGCCTTCGTTCGCGGCTTTGGGCAATATCAAAGGCGGCGATCAATCCCATGCCGACAAGGTTGTTTACTTCTTCTCGGGCCAGCCCGGCGATCTCCGCCTGGCGTATGAAGTCTATGATATCGACCATCCCAACGAGCTGGACCTGCTGCTCAATGGCGTGAAGCTGCACGACGAGGCGGTCACCTCCAACGAGTCCTGGAGCGGGCCGCGCACACTGTTGTTACCGGACGAGTTTGCCAATGATGCCGGCATCAATGTCTTGATCTTCGAGAACACGCAAAACCCGCCGCGGCAGTGGCTGTGGGGTGTGCGCAACGTCAGCCTCGAGCCGGTCACGACGCAATCACTCGCGCTGGCACTGCCGGCGAATATCAAGTTCGCGGGCGAACAAGTTCAATGGCCTTCCTTGTTGTTTGATGGCCGGGTGCAGCCGCCCGCGCGGCCGCTGGGAGATGATGCCGAGCTTCCCGACAGCACATTTGCCGGCGCCACCACTGTGGCTGTGGGCGGCAGACTCACCGTGGATTTGACCGCGGCCCAACCGATCGACGCTTTCGTGCTGCATCCGGATCCGAATGCCCAGCGATACTTCCACCTTCAGCTCGAAGCCTCGCTCGACGGGCAATCCTGGCAGCCCATGATGACGAGTTCCGGCGTGGCTTTGCAGGGCACACAGTTCGTGTCGCTGCCGCGCCTGTGGGCGCGTTTCCTGCGCTTGCGCGGCGCCAGCATGCTGGTTGCCACCGACTCGCTCGAGGTTGCCGGCGCGGAAGCGGAATTCTGGCGGCAGCAGGATGAGCTGATCGCGCAGGCGCCCCGCGCGGCGCTGGCCGTGGCGGAATTGGTCTTGCTCTCGCGGACAGGCAGTGTGCGCGTCAACGATCCGGTTGCCGCGCTGCCGGTCGCCTACCGCCTGGCGCAAAACTTCCCCAATCCTTTCAATCCAACGACCACCATCCAGTTTGACTTGCCACGGCCGGGCCGCGTGCAGTTGGCGATCTATGATGTCAACGGCACGTGCGTGCGCGTGCTGCAGGAGGGCAACCTGCCGGCCGGCGCACATGCCGTCACCTTCGAGCCGCGCGGGCTTGCATCCGGAATCTACTTCTATCGTCTGGAAGCGGGCGGTTTCCGCGCCACGCGCAAACTGCTGTTGCTCAGGTGAGG
The window above is part of the bacterium genome. Proteins encoded here:
- a CDS encoding GNAT family N-acetyltransferase, which encodes MNTTIHLRPAAAHDSEDVLRWRNDPLTRANSFHSETISPEEHQRWFSQTLQRSDRLLLIGLADAGKIGVVRFDLAGDSAEINLNLAPEARGRGLGTALIVAGSGYLLQQHPAIAKIYANIKRENLASVRAFEKAGYRLLAGGEHATYVFTPDRSAAAGSRPNRRMIARQVMQLSSANVMVQAARFMKNFLLARLLGPQLFGLWNGLQILLVYGVNAHLGVLNAMNREVPLRRGRGQSAAIPALARVSLTFTMIATLALAVVLVLISISPLVDGLEAVALRLLAAVLLAQQLYQFFQFWLRADDQFALLSRTLVVSAVIELAVTVAWVYYVGFLGIFYGFLAGALVAVVLCLRAVNPAFWRLAFDFKLIPQLVRLGFPMMIVGLSYSLMTTLDRVLIINFLGTEQLGYYALGPLVLAALTYVPATINQVIYPKLGERYGATGEAPSVAGYVIRPTVITAYLMALVLGGAYLGLPLLLQLLPKYNAGLPAARILFAGFYFLSLVGASANLLVTINRQMQYLATLFAAIALGLLLNFAAIFAGWGIAGIAATTSVTYFLYAAGVIGFTARRYLGLSRRQLHRLAWRIVLPYGLAVASLAAALQIETGNPLLTPCLQLGAFVLAFSLLAFLPGRREMSS
- a CDS encoding T9SS type A sorting domain-containing protein translates to MFFKKSACLIVAVVLIPLVLSAQTQWQTYPGNPLITANVFYSMDPAVVFNPATGLYQMWYTADQEGHYYVFYATSEDGLAWEKFGGNPVLSPGPESAWDGWHARCSAVVFDGEKYHMFYMGASYSSRERIGLATSFDGIHWQKYQNNPILGPGAPGTWDQTQVYHPEVYFDGAMFYLWYAGYNGSTMRGGLATSPDGMHWTKHPANPVLQVGAPGEWDDYGVWPNSGVVRSDGVFYLLYSAASNQNTSRGAIGLATSADGVHWTKHQGNPVLRAGAPGSWNQAGLGPGALLFDGTYFKLWFAGHTNPTNTWHIGYAQSARGAATDFALEFDGRDDIVKIPDAGNALDLDDFTIEAWVYRLSANANHMLVSKAEAGETAAVNSNFWLWIKDNNRAEVGWELANSENQQVEGTTAIAPNKWYHLAGVRAAGASTLRIYVNGELDAPPHPTSGQPNRQDVPVYLGDTPGVANEKFHGIIDEVRIWNVARSAAEIRATMNAEITGSEPGLVGYWRLNEGEGQLVHDQSPSGNHGQRGLLPEAESADPRWVGVARTGGDCAGIPLPAAEAYGNINGQDQSHADRVVYCFPGQPGDLYLSFAAYDIDSPTEVALRLNGMKVFDVPVTLNNGWSGLFGVLLPDDLINDLGSNELVFDNVKNPPKNWRWGVRQVSVDRFQALPSFAALGNIKGGDQSHADKVVYFFSGQPGDLRLAYEVYDIDHPNELDLLLNGVKLHDEAVTSNESWSGPRTLLLPDEFANDAGINVLIFENTQNPPRQWLWGVRNVSLEPVTTQSLALALPANIKFAGEQVQWPSLLFDGRVQPPARPLGDDAELPDSTFAGATTVAVGGRLTVDLTAAQPIDAFVLHPDPNAQRYFHLQLEASLDGQSWQPMMTSSGVALQGTQFVSLPRLWARFLRLRGASMLVATDSLEVAGAEAEFWRQQDELIAQAPRAALAVAELVLLSRTGSVRVNDPVAALPVAYRLAQNFPNPFNPTTTIQFDLPRPGRVQLAIYDVNGTCVRVLQEGNLPAGAHAVTFEPRGLASGIYFYRLEAGGFRATRKLLLLR